A part of Kiloniellales bacterium genomic DNA contains:
- a CDS encoding geranylgeranyl diphosphate reductase, translating into MRTFDAVVVGGGPAGATAATDLARAGHEVLLLDRAGRIKPCGGAIPPRLIRDFDIPDSLLVARARSARMISPRDRRVDMPIDGGFVGMVDREVFDEYLRERAAKAGAERCAGTFDTIERNEALGTVVAFRPGPGRGKGDLVRVRARVVIGADGARSAVARQSVPGAERMPCVFAYHEVIRSPSAGTADFDGRRCDVYYQGQLSPDFYAWVFPHGETTSVGVGSANKGFSLRGAVGDLRAASGLDGSETLRREGAPIPLRPLKRWDNGRDVILAGDAAGVVAPASGEGIYYAMAGGRLAAEAVEEFLACGDVRALAKARKRFMKSHGRVFWILGMMQKVWYANDRRRERFVSICRDPDVQRLTWEAYMNKELVRAKPIAHVRIFFKDLAHLCGLVTP; encoded by the coding sequence GTTGTTGTCGGCGGCGGCCCTGCGGGGGCGACGGCCGCCACGGATCTCGCGCGGGCCGGCCATGAGGTGCTCCTGCTCGACCGCGCTGGGCGCATCAAGCCCTGCGGCGGCGCCATACCGCCGCGCCTGATCCGCGACTTCGACATCCCGGACTCCCTGCTGGTCGCCCGGGCGCGCTCGGCCCGGATGATCTCGCCAAGGGACCGGCGGGTCGACATGCCGATCGACGGCGGCTTCGTCGGCATGGTCGATCGCGAGGTCTTCGACGAGTACCTGCGCGAGCGGGCCGCCAAGGCCGGCGCCGAGCGCTGTGCGGGAACCTTCGACACCATCGAGCGGAACGAGGCCTTGGGGACCGTCGTCGCCTTCCGGCCGGGCCCGGGGCGCGGGAAGGGTGACCTGGTGCGGGTCCGCGCCCGCGTCGTGATCGGCGCCGACGGCGCCCGGTCGGCGGTGGCGCGGCAATCGGTGCCGGGCGCCGAGCGGATGCCCTGCGTCTTCGCCTATCACGAGGTCATCCGCTCGCCTTCGGCCGGGACCGCCGACTTCGACGGCCGGCGCTGCGATGTCTACTACCAGGGCCAATTGTCTCCGGACTTCTATGCCTGGGTGTTCCCGCACGGCGAGACCACCAGCGTCGGCGTCGGCTCGGCCAACAAAGGCTTCTCGCTCCGCGGCGCCGTGGGCGACCTGCGTGCGGCCTCTGGCCTCGACGGCAGCGAGACCCTTCGCCGGGAAGGCGCGCCGATCCCGCTGCGACCGCTCAAGCGATGGGACAACGGCCGTGATGTGATCCTGGCCGGCGACGCCGCCGGGGTCGTCGCGCCGGCGTCGGGCGAGGGCATCTACTATGCCATGGCCGGCGGGCGCCTCGCCGCCGAGGCAGTGGAGGAATTCCTCGCCTGCGGCGACGTCCGCGCGCTCGCCAAGGCACGCAAGCGCTTCATGAAATCGCACGGCCGGGTGTTCTGGATCCTTGGGATGATGCAGAAGGTCTGGTACGCCAACGACCGGCGCCGGGAACGCTTCGTCAGCATCTGCCGCGATCCGGACGTCCAGCGGCTGACCTGGGAGGCCTACATGAACAAGGAGCTGGTGCGCGCCAAGCCGATCGCACACGTGCGTATTTTCTTCAAGGATCTCGCACACCTCTGCGGCCTCGTCACGCCTTGA